ATCGCCCCGGGCACCTTGAGGGCCTTTTCCCGGAGATCCCTGCCCTCATCGGTCAGGGAGATGATGACGGAGCGCTCATCCTCCTTCGAGCGCCCCCTCTTCACGTATCCCTTGGACTCCAGGTTCTTAAGCAGCGGCGTGAGCGTGCCTGAATCCAGGAACAGCCTTCCTCCAAGGTCGTTCACAGTGGAGTCCCCATGCTCCCACAGCACCATCATCGTGATGTACTGCGTGTAGGTGAGGTCCAGCTCGTCCAGCAGCGGGCGGTACCTCTTGACGATCTCTTTCGAGCATGCGTACAGGGGGAAGCAGACCTGGTTCTCCAGCTTCAGGCAGTCGTAGTTCTCTCCCATATGAACTCACAGCAGCTTCTTGATGTCGCCCTCGATCTTCTCGGGCTTGTCGGTGGGCGCATAGCGGTCGACGACGTTGCCCTCACGGTCCACCAGGAACTTGGTGAAGTTCCATTTGATCTTGCTTCCCATGATTCCTCCTTTCTTCTGGGATTTCAAGTAGGTGTAGAGGGGCGCCTCGTTGTCTCCGTTGACCTCGATCTTGGAGAACTGCCTGAAGGTGGTGTTGTACTTCATCTGGCAGAACTCTACGATCTCCTCATCGGATCCCGGGGCCTGGTTTCCGAACTGGTTGCACGGGAAGTCCAGGATCTCGAAGCCGTCCTTCTGGTAGGTGTCGTACAGCTTCTGCAGTCCCTCGTACTGGGGGGTGAAGCCGCAGCCAGTGGCGGTGTTGACGATCAGCAGTACCTTACCCTTGTACTCAGAGAGGCTTACCTCCTCTCCCTTAGCGTCCTTCATCGTGTAATCATAGATTCCCATGTTTGTTCACCTGTATTGTTTACAATTAAATTGTATACAATCTAATTATAAAAAAGTAACCCTAGGAATCGGAGATGAATGGAGAAGTAAGGGGTTTGGAAAGGGGTTTGTTGGATACTCAGTACTGATACTGCTGGTATTGCTGCTGATACTGGTCCTGGGGCATCTTGATTCCGATCCAGGTCCAGAGGCTGCACTCGAACATTGTGACGTTGCGGACGTTGGACCTCACGTACTTGGTCATGAGCAGCGAGCTGACGAGTCCGAGGACCATGATTACGACGCCCATCAGGATGAAGAGGACGAGGGTCGTGTCCGTGACGGCGAAGCCGGTGTTGGTGAAGATCAGTGTGATCGTTCCGATCACGCAGACACCTGCCACGATGTTGAACAGCGGTACGAGGAGGCTCAGGATTCCGATCACGATGGTCATGATGCAGAAGATGAGCACATAGAGTCCGTCCTCTCCGAGTCCGATGCCGATGAGCGAGTCGTTCTCGGTGACGGGTATGATCGTAAGCGTGAGGATGGTCATCACCAGAGTGGCGATCGAAAGGATGATCGCGATCCAGCGGAATGAGATCTGGTTGTTGGGGGCTCCGTAAAGGTAGAACGGAGGCTCCCTCTGTCTCTGACCGGGATACTGCTGCGGGGGGTACTGGGGATATCCCTGGTAGCCCTGGGGCGGGTACTGCTGTTGCTGCTGTCCCGGGTAAACCGCAGGCGGGTACTGCTGATAGCCCTGCTGAGGGGGGTACTGCTGTTGGGGCATGTACTGCTGCTGGTAGGGCTGCTGTTGCTGATAGTTCTGTTGAGGGGGCTGAGGCGGAACGTAGTAGTTAGCGTTCGGGTCGTAAGGACGTATGCGTTCAATCTCAGTGTCCATCGTGGGGATATATCCCATGTTAGACTGCTGAGGCTGAAGAGGCAGCTCAGCTCCGCAGTTGAAGCAGAAGCGATTTCCCTCTGGGTTATCGGATCCGCAATTTCCGCAGTAAGTCATAATATCCTCAGTCGCGCATTAATTAAAAAATATAAAACGGTGTTGCCAGAACGCATCGCTGAATTGTGGAGAATAAGATGGTAGCGAGGAGTCGATTTGAACGACCGATCTCCGGGTTATGAGCCCGACGGGATATCCTGGCTACCCCACCTCGCTATGCTGAAGGCTAAGAGGGGATATTATAAAACGTTTAGGGTGTCTCAGAAGAACTTCTTCAGGAACATCAGGTCGTCCAGTTTTCCTTTGATCTGGACCTTCTTCAGGACGAACGCCCTCATGGGCCTGAGGGTTCCGTCGATGAGCGCCGACAGGTTCTCCGGGGTGGTGGTGAGTGTGACGTCGGCCTCCTGGAGCATGACGGGGACGAAGTCGTAGATCTGGGCGTTCTTCAGCTTCATGGAGTATGCCTCTGTGCCCAGGTCGATGTTGAACGTCTTCACGAGGGGCTCGATCTCCTTCCTCACGTTGGGGTCCTTCTCCATCTTTCTGTGGAACTTGTCGATCAGTTCTTGAATCTTCGGTTGCATCGTCATCTTCTCACCAGTCGTCCAATCTCGTCATCTTCTTCTGGGATAGCATCTCTCTGACCGGCTCCCAGGACGTCCTCACATGCGGAGGGGCCTTGCCGTTGGCTTGGATCCAGTCGCGGATGAAGTCCATGGTGCAGTGGTCGCTCGGATATCCGCTTCCCACGTTCACTCCGAACTCATCCTGTATCTCCTGCATCATCCTGTCCCTCGTTACCTTGGCCACTATGGATGCTGCAGATACAATAGGGTAGGTGTCATCGGCTTTATGCTTTGCGATAATCCTTACGTCCTCTCCGACTTTCGTCGAAAGCCTGTTGGTGAAGGATTCCTCATTTATGTCCGGGCAGTCGGCGTAGATCACCTCGGTCTCCCATTTGGTGCATCCCTCGGCGAACATGTTCAGCTCGATCTCGTTGAGGGAAATCGTCTTCCTCTGCTCGTCGATGCCTTCGGCGGACAGTATCACGGTGCACCAGTGGGGGACAGCTTCTACGATCTGGTCGTACATCCTCTCCCTGGCCTTAGGCGTGAGCTTCTTGGAGTCCTTCACGCCTATCTCCTTGAGGAAGCCGTCGGATTCGGCGTAAACCACACCGACGACCAACGGACCCATCGCAGGCCCCCTTCCCGCCTCGTCGACACCGCAGAACATGCTTCTACCAAAGCAGTAGTAAGCCTACATAATCTTAAGTAGTTGCCTCCGTTGGTCTTTATCAATGACGCTCAAGTGTGACCTCCAATATGGCAAAGGCGATGCCGAGTACAAGCTCACCCGCGTAGGTGTGAAGGGAGTACGCAAGCCCATCCTCGTCCAGAGGGACGGCATCAACGGCACGCTCAACAACATTCTGAACTGCAGCATCGACATCTTCGTCGACCTGCCCGGGAACCAGAAGGGATCCCACATGTCCAGGAACGTGGAGGTCCTCAACGAGATCGTGGACGCTTCCATAGCGAACCCGATCACCGCGATCGAGGATGTCGCTGCGGACATCTGCAGGAAGCTCATGGTCCACCACGAGTACGCCCAGGAGGGAGAGGTCAGCATAGAGGCGGAGTACTTCCGTGCGAGCAAGACGCCCCTGGGGAAGAACACATTCGAGTCGTACACCCTTCTCGCAGGAGGGCACATCGAGCGCGACGGGGAGCTGACCAAGATGGTCGGCGTCACCGTGACCGGTATGACCGCATGTCCCTGCGGACAGCAGACGGTCACCGAGATGCTGGAGATCGAGAGCGAGCACCCTGTCATGACTCACAACCAGAGGAACGTCTGCACGCTGATGGTCTACATGCCGGAGAACGTCTCGGTCGAGGCCAACGAGCTCATCGACATCGTTGAAGCCTCATTCTCATCGCCCACGTACGAGCTCCTCAAGAGGCCGGACGAGGGACAGGTCATCATCAACGCCCACAGGAACACCAAGTTCGTGGAGGACGTCGTAAGGGCCGTCCTGGACAACTTCGTGAAGAGGTACACCGATCTCCCCGACGAGGTGTTCATCGACGTCATCAGCGATTCCGAGGAATCCATCCACAAGCATGACGCATACGCTGAGAGGGAGGCCACCCTCGGAGAGCTCAGGCAAGAGAATCAGTGATCTGATGGATCTCTCCCCGCTTTTCAAGAGCGTAATCGATCAGGACAGGGCGCCTGTCGTGATCTGCGATACGAATCATATCGTCGTCTACATGAACCCCGCCGCTGTGGAGCATTATTACAAGCACGGCGGTTCTGCCATCATCGGCATCCACATCTTCGACTGCCACAGCCCCAAGTCAGGACAGATCATCCGCGACGTCGTGGACTGGTTCGCCAAGGACAAGGACAACAACATCGTCCACACGTTCTACAACGAGGAGCAGAACAAGGACGTCTACATGGTCGCGCTGCGCGACGACGATGGCGAGCTGATCGGCTACTACGAGAAGCACGAATATCGCGACAGGGACGACAGCCCCTTCTATGCGTTCAAGAATTGATCAATAAATAATCATAATTGGGGAGGTGGCAGGATCACTCCTGCTCCTCCTCATATTTCTCAAGTTTTACATCCATGACGGAGATGTCCGAGACATAGACGTCCTCGGGACACTCAAGGTCATCCAGGCATCCTACCCAGTAGACCACGAGTCCGGGTCCGAAGAGCTTGGTGTAGGGAATCAGCTGCTTCCTGGAGTTGTACTTGAACTCGGTGTTGTCCCCGAACGAGGCCTTGCTCTCAACCCAGCAGATCTTGTGGCCGTTGTAGACCATCGGATGGTCCAGAAGGCAGTCCGGGGTCTTTGTGAACTCCGTGTCGCGGAGGTCGTTCTCCGTCCTGTAGGTGATGCCCTGGCCGTCCAGCCACTGGTGGGTGAGGTCCTCTCCCCAGATACCTCTCTCCCTCTGCCTGTCGTTGGCGTCGGGGGAGTAGACGATATCGTTCTCGATGGCCTCGCGGATCTCGTCCGCGACCTCCGGGCTCTCGAGGGAGTCCGGGTCGTTGATGGATGCCCAGAAGTCCTTCTTCGATGTTCCGTCCTCCAAGAAGATGAACATCGCGGTGAGGATCGGCGGGAACTTGTACTTGTCCGAGAGCTCCATGATCGTCTTGCCCTTGCGCCACTCCTTGAGCATGCGCGGGGCGTTCTGCTTGACGATGTAGAACCTCTTCTTCACATCCCTGCTGGTCTTCTGGGTGTACAGCGTGTCCAGGAGCCTGTCGTCGTAGCGTCCCCTATGGGAATCTAAGTCGGCAGGTTTCCTCAGACTGTTGTACAGTTCCTTGTACTCTGCATAGTCCACGGTATCACTGGTTGAGGTTCCTGGCGAGGTCCTCTACGGCCGTGATGACCACATCCTTGACCATGGAAGTCGGGGGGCAGTAGGCGTTCTCCGAACGTACGAGGAAGTCCTCCGCTGTCATGCCGTTGATCACCGCGGATGTAAGCCAATCGATGCGTCCGGTTGCCTCCTCTCCTGCGATGATCTGTGCTCCGATGATTCTGTGCGATGTCCTGTCGGCGAGGACCTTCACGATGAGCTCCTTGCCTCCGGGGTAGTACCTTGCGCGGGTGAGTCCCTGTGCCTTGCCTTCGACGACGTCGATGCCGTACCATGATGCGAGTCCCTGGGAGAGTCCGGTTCCTGCGATCTGTTTGTCGCCGATGAAGCTCACCCACGGGCTTGCCACGGGTCCGAAGAGCTTCTTCTCTGCGGATACTGCATTGTTACCGGCGACCGATCCCTGCTTGACTGCGGTGGAACCGAGCTGACTCATGGTCGCTCCGTTCATGATAGCCGATTCGCACTGGACGAGGTCCCCTGCGACGTAGATGTCGGGGACCAGCCTGCCCTTCCTGTAGGGCTGGAGGGTCGGTGCGACGATCAGAGCGTTGAGCTGACCGATGTCGAATCCCAACGCCTTGGGGATTTCGAGGTTGGCGCGGACTCCCGTTGCGAAGATCATGACATCGCAGGGGTACTCCTTCCCATCTGCCGTGACGGACTCGACCTTGTCGGTTCCCTTCACGGATTGGATGGGGGCCTTCATTACGAACTTGATTCCCATGTCCTCCAGGCGCTTCTGGATGTTGTCGGCCATGTCCTTGTCCGCGATACGGGGGATGACCTGATTCATCATCTCGATGACTGTCACGTCTTTTCCCATGTTCTTGAACGATACCGCGAGCTCCAGTCCGATGACACCGGCTCCTCCGATGACGACGTTCTTTGCCGTCTTGAGAGCTTCCTGGATGTCCTTTCCGTCCCTGATGGTCCTCACTATGAAGACGTTCTTCAGGGATGTGCCCTCGATCGGGGGAACGAAAACCTTTCCTCCGGTCGCAATCACAAGTGAGTCGTATGCGTATGCTTTTCCGCCGGCTGTGACGGTCTTGGCAGCATCATCCACGGACTCGACTGTCGTCTTGGTGTACACCTTTATCCCGCGCTCCTTCTCGTAGAAGTCGGGTGTGTGCATGACGATGTCGGTCCATTTGCTCTTCCCCTCGATACCCCACGGGATAGCGCAAGGAGAATAGGCGATGTCCTCGTCCTCTGTGAAGACGGTGACCTCGCATCCAGGGTCTTTGGCCCTGGCGGTGGAGGCGGCAGTCATTCCAGCCGCTCCTGAACCGATTACGATTACTTTCTTAGCCATAAGGCTCCTCCGTTCCGAATAAGAGATTCTATTAATAAGGAATGGTAAGGAAGAGGGTCAAGGGAAAGCTCGCGAGATCAGGATCGGGATGTGTTTTCCGCTACCAATCATTAAATCCGCCCCTTGATATACTGAAATCAGGCGTCCAGATGAAAGACAAGAGATCCCCGTCGGAACTAGAGGCCCTCTGGAAAGAGGACGACATGGTCGACGGACAGAAGGTCAAGGCGATGGTCATGATCATGCGCACCAACGGCTGCTGCTGGGTTAAGCACGGCGGCTGCACCATGTGCGGATACAAGGAGGCCTCGCTGATGAACGTCACACCGGAGGATCTCCTGAAGCAGCTGGACCAGGCATTGTCAAGGTACAAGGACGAGCCTTTCGTCAAGATGTACACTTCCGGAAGCTTCCTCGACGACAACGAGATCCCCCCTGAGGTCAGGGAGAGGATATTCGATGCGTTCAAGGGATGCAAGAGGCTCCTCTTCGAGAGCCGCCCCGAGTTCATCACCGAGGATGTGGTCAAGAAACTCCCGAAGAACGTAACCGTCGCATTGGGATTGGAGAGCTCCGACCCTAAGGTGCTAGAGGTTTCCGTTCACAAGGGATTCACCCCCGAGGACATCAAGAGGGCAGGCGAACTGCTCAAGGCGAACGGCCTCGGTGTGAGGACCTACCTTCTCCTGAAGCCCCCGTTCATGACGGAGCAGATGGCCATAGAGGATGCGGTGAGGTCCGCAAGGTTCGCGGATCCGTTCTCCGATGAGATATCGATCAACCCCCTCAATGTGCAGAGGGCCACCTATGTGGAGCGCCTCTGGAAGAGGGGAGAGTTCAGGTCACCGTGGATCTGGTCGCTCATCGAGGTGTTCAGGGAACTGTCCGGTACCGTCAACGCGCGCATCATGTCCTCCCCATCGGGCGGAGGGGCGATGAGGGGCGTGCACAACTGCGGAGAGTGCGACATGAAGGCGCTCGAGGCCATTGAGAAATTCAGTTACTCGCAGGACGTCAAGGACCTTGACGTCACCTGCAAATGCATCCCCAAGTGGGAGGCCTACAAGAGGTCCGAGACGATCCTCGGATCCCCTGCCGATCTCGACAGGGACTTTGAAAACGAGTTAGTTTTGAGGATGTGAATCGATGGATTACGATATCAAAAAGGGATGGTTCAAGAATATCGAAGGGGATGCACTGGCACAGTTGATGGAACAGGTGTTCGGCAACGTGAAGAAGGACGGCGACAAGTACGTCTCGTCCTATGGTGTAATGGAGTCCATCGTGGTCACCGTCATCAACAAGGACAAGATGGACATCACCGTCACGAACGTCGCAGACGCGAAGGGCCGCTCCGACGACGAGATCATGGACAGCAAGAGGAAGCTCAACATCTTCGCGGAGAAGGCGACGGGCTTCGATGCTAAGGCCCGCATGAAGAGGGCTCAGAAGAAGGCGAAGGAAGGCACTCTCTGATCCCAAACCTGTTTTTCCACGCTCCCGCTTCTATAATAATAAGAACGCGGGAGTAACTTTATATATAACTCCTCTATACCAACTTTCGGATTGGACATAATAGTGTCCGACCAGACGCACCGGGCAATGCGGTTGCAACCCACGTCTGCTTCACACGCTACGGCTTTTGGAAGCGAATATGGCGTCACGGTCGGAACATTAAGACGTTCGTCTGATAAAGCGCGAGGTTAGCGAAGAGACCCTCGCAGGTATGTGTAAAATATGCCACAAAGAAGACGTCCACAGAAAGGATCTAGGGCATTCGGCCCTAGGAAGAGAGCTCAGTCTCAGACACCGAGGCTCGACTCTTGGCCAGAGGTCAGCGGAGCCCCTAAAATCCAGGGTTTCGCAGGCTACAAGGCGGGAATGACACACGCTTTCATCGTTGACAAGCGTGCAAAGAGCACCACCTCCGGAATGGAGCTCCAGGTGCCCGTGACCGTCGTCGAGGTTCCCCCGATGAAGATCGCGGCAGTCAGATTCTACGAGAGCAGCATCGTCGGACTGAAGACAGCAGGAGAGGTCTGGGCAAAGGACCTCGACCCGCTCCTCGACAGGCGCCTCAACGTTCCCAAGAACCACGAGGAAGCGACATTCGCAAGGTATGACGGCCTGGACATCGAAGATGTCCGCGTACTGGCCTACACCCAGCCCAAAGTCGTTTCCGGTGTACCCAAGAAGGTACCCGACCTCATGGAGCTCAGGATCGGAGGCGGAACAATCGATGAGAGGGTTGCATACGCAAAGCAGATACTCGGTACCGAGGTTGGCTTCACCGACTTCTCCCCCGAGGGATCACTGGTCGATGTCATCGCAGTGACCAAGGGAAAGGGATTCCAGGGAGTCACCAAGAGGTGGGGAGTCAAGCTCCTGTCACACAGGAACAGCAAGCACCGCCGTGGAATCGGTAACCTTGGACCCAAAAGACCCGGATACGTCAGGTCGACTGTACCTGGATCCGGACAGATGGGATACCACCAGAGGACCGAGTTCAACAAGAAAGTCGTCAAGGTTGGAGCCGACGGAACCGAGGTAACCCCCAAGGGAGGATTCCTCAACTACGGAGAGGTCAGGAACACCTACGTCCTCATCCACGGATCCGTCCCCGGACCCACCAAGAGGCTCATCAGATTCAGAGATGCGACCAGGATGCCCAAGAAGGCAGACACCGAGGCGGTCGACGTCACTTACGTCTCCGTCGAATCAAAGCAGGGGGCATGAGTAAATGGCAGCAACCACAAATGTTTATGGATTGAACGGTGCGGTCGAGGGATCCGTCAAGATCCCCGAGGCATTCGAGACCCCCTACAGGCCCGACATCATCAAGAAGGCGGTCCTCGCAGCTGCAGCCAACGGCAGGCAGCCCTACGGACCCGCACCCAGGTCGGGAATGAGGCACGCGGTCAGCTTCCGCGGAAAGGGTACCGGATCCGCACGTAACCAGAGGATCCACGGACTCGGAAAGGCCGGAGAGTCACCCAACAACGTCTCGGGAAGGAGGGCACACCCGCCAGTACCTGAGAGGATCTGGGCACAGAAGGTCAACAAGAAAGAGGCAAAGATAGCACGCGCTTCCGCACTGGCAGCAACAGGCTGTGCGGACTGTGTCAAGGCACGCGGTCACCAGTTCGATGACAACGTTTCCTTCCCCATCGTCGTCGACGACAAGTTCAACGAGATGAAGGAGACCTCAGCAGTCATCGAGCTCTTCGAGAAGATCGGAATCGGCTACGACCTTGACCGTGCAAAAGAGGGACGCAAGATCCGTGCAGGAAGGGGAACAATGAGGAACAGAAAGTACCGCACCCCCGTTTCCGTGCTCATCGTCGTTGCAGATGACGAGAGGAACGCACCCATCTTCAAGAGCGCAGCGAACATCCCCGGAGTGACCGTTGAGGAAGTCAAGACACTCAACACGAGCATCCTCGCACCCGGTGGAGACGCAGGAAGGCTCACTGTCTACACCAAGGCAGCCATCGAAGCTATCGGAGGTTGGACACAATGAAGCAGAGTGATGTTCTCATCAGGCCGTTCGTGACTGAGAAGTCGACGAACCACATGACCGGAACCCCCACACAGGACTTCAAGGACGGAAACAAGCTCGAGTTCATCGTCAACAGGCACGCTGACAAAGAGATGATCAAGACCGTCTTCGAAGAGCGTTTCGAGGTCAAAGTAGAGAAAGTCTGGATAAGAATCCAGAAGGACGGAAAGCACGCCATCATCAAACTGGCAGACGGATACTCTGCAGAGGATGTTGGTATGAGAGTCGGAGTCTTCTGAGGTGAGTGATTATGGGAAAAAGATTGATACCAATGAGAAGGGGTCGCGGAACCTCTTTGTACCGCTCGCCCAGCCACAGGCACGTCGATGATGTTAGGCTCCCCGCGTTCAACGAGGGCAAGGCAGTCATCAAGGACCTGATTCAGGCGCCCGGAAGGACATGCCCTCTCGCAGTCCTTGACATCGATGGAAAGACGGACTACCAGCTGGCAGTCGAGGGAACCAAGGTTGGACAGACCATCATGATCGGCGGAACCCAGGTCGCAGCAGGAAACATCCTGATGCTCGCCAACATCCCCGAGGGAACCCTCGTGCACAACGTCGAGGCAAGGCCCGGCGACGGCGGAAAGTTCGTGAAGACCGCAGGATCCTCCGGAACAGTCGTTTCCAGGGGAGACAAGGTCAACGTCCTGATGCCCTCAGGAGCCATCAAAGAGTTCAGCCCCAACTGCCGCGCCGCAATCGGTGTCGTAGCTGGAGGCGGAAGGGGAGACAAGCCCCTCGCGAAAGCAGGTAAGAACGTTCTGACACTCAGGTCCAGGTCCAAGGCACCCTTCAAGACGAAGGGAGTCGCAATGAACCCTGTCGACCACCCCCACGGAGGAGGTAGCCACGCCCACGTCGGAGGACCCAACTGTCAGAAGAGAACAGCATCGCCTGGTCAGAAGGTAGGATTCCTGCCTCCTAAGAAGAAAGTAAGGAAGTGATTGCAATGGCAAAGAAGATTATTGCAGGATCGGCAAAAGCCTCGAGGAGGAAGTCCAGGAAGAAGGCGTCGGCAATCCAGGCACGCAGGAAGAAGGAGTTCCTGTACCGCGGATTCACGATGGAAGAGCTTCTGGCCATGCCTTTCGAAGAGGTCCTCGGACTCATGCCCTCACGCTCAAGGAGGACATACCTCCGCGGTCTGAACTACGAGCAGCAGCTCCTGTTCGACAAGCTGAAGGACGCAACAGAGCCCGTCAGGACACACCGCAGGGACTTGCCTATCATCCCCCAGTTCGTGGGAAAGACCGTCAGCGTATACAACGGTCAGAATTTCAAAGACGTAGAGATCAAGCCCGAGATGATCGGCTGCTTCATCGGAGAGTTCGTCCAGACAAGGAAGCCTCCAGTGCACTCCGGACCCGGAGTCGGTGCAACCAGATCATCCAAGTTCATGCCGTTGAAGTGAGGTGTCAGATATGGTTAATTCAGGTTATACTGCAGTAGCTGACCCCGACACAACCGCAAAGGCGCTCGGAAGGGAGATGCCCGTCTCCCCCAAGTTCGCCCGCGAGGTCGCAGGCATGGTCCGCGGAATGAAGCTCGAGACAGCCCAGAGGGCTCTCGAGGAAGTGATCGAGAAGAAGAGGCCCGTTCCCCTTAAGAGATACAATAAGAGAGTATCTCACAAGGCGGGAGTCGGACCCGGAAGATACCCCGTCAAGGCGGCCAAGGCCATCCTAAGCGTCATCGACAGCGCAGCTGCGAACGCAGAGTTCAAGGGTCTGGACACATCCAACCTGGCCATCGCGACCATCTCTGTTTCCAGAGGACAGGTCATCCCCGGACACATGCCCAGGGCACACGGCCGTGCGACGGAGTGGAACCAGGACACGATCAACGTAGAAGTCATCCTCCAGGAGGTTGAGTGAAATGGCAGCAGAGAGAAAGATCGTTGCCGAGCACGTCCGCAGGGTTCTCCTCAAGGAGTACCTCATGAAGGAGGTAAGCCGTGCGGGATTCGGAGGACTCGACGTCCAGAGGACACCCATGGGAACCCGTGTCATCCTCACGACCGAGAGGCCCGGGCTCGTCATCGGAAGGCGCGGTCAGACAATCAAGAATCTGACCCAGGTAATTGAGGAGCAGTTCGGATTCGACAACCCCCAGATCGAGGTCCAGGAAGTCCAGAACGCCAGCCTCAACGCACAGATCATGGCCGAGAAGCTTGCCTTCTCCCTCGAGAGGGGATGGCACTTCCGCAGAGCTGGACACTCCACGGTCCGCAGGATCATGGATTCCGGAGCTCGCGGATGCTACATCATCGTGGCAGGAAAGCTCTCCGGTCAGAGGCACAGAACCGAGAAGTTCAAAGAGGGTAACATCAAATTCTGTGGAGAGACGAAGGCCCAGTTCATCGAGCATGGATATGCGGTCGCTAAGCTCAAGATGGGAGTTATCGGAGTTACCGTCGAGATCATGGTCAAGGACGCAAAGATGCCCGCGGACATCACAGTCTTGAACAAGACTGAGGCCGCAGCAGTGCTCCCTGACCTCTTCAACGCACCCGCACCTGTCGAGGCACCCGCCGAGGCAGAGGCACCCGTAGCAGAGGAGGTCGAGTGACCATGTCCGGACTCAAAACAGCAGACATCAGGAACATGTCCGTCGAGGAGCGCAACC
The nucleotide sequence above comes from Methanomassiliicoccales archaeon LGM-RCC1. Encoded proteins:
- a CDS encoding 50S ribosomal protein L3 — its product is MPQRRRPQKGSRAFGPRKRAQSQTPRLDSWPEVSGAPKIQGFAGYKAGMTHAFIVDKRAKSTTSGMELQVPVTVVEVPPMKIAAVRFYESSIVGLKTAGEVWAKDLDPLLDRRLNVPKNHEEATFARYDGLDIEDVRVLAYTQPKVVSGVPKKVPDLMELRIGGGTIDERVAYAKQILGTEVGFTDFSPEGSLVDVIAVTKGKGFQGVTKRWGVKLLSHRNSKHRRGIGNLGPKRPGYVRSTVPGSGQMGYHQRTEFNKKVVKVGADGTEVTPKGGFLNYGEVRNTYVLIHGSVPGPTKRLIRFRDATRMPKKADTEAVDVTYVSVESKQGA
- the rpl4p gene encoding 50S ribosomal protein L4, with translation MAATTNVYGLNGAVEGSVKIPEAFETPYRPDIIKKAVLAAAANGRQPYGPAPRSGMRHAVSFRGKGTGSARNQRIHGLGKAGESPNNVSGRRAHPPVPERIWAQKVNKKEAKIARASALAATGCADCVKARGHQFDDNVSFPIVVDDKFNEMKETSAVIELFEKIGIGYDLDRAKEGRKIRAGRGTMRNRKYRTPVSVLIVVADDERNAPIFKSAANIPGVTVEEVKTLNTSILAPGGDAGRLTVYTKAAIEAIGGWTQ
- the rplW gene encoding 50S ribosomal protein L23 yields the protein MKQSDVLIRPFVTEKSTNHMTGTPTQDFKDGNKLEFIVNRHADKEMIKTVFEERFEVKVEKVWIRIQKDGKHAIIKLADGYSAEDVGMRVGVF
- a CDS encoding 50S ribosomal protein L2; this translates as MGKRLIPMRRGRGTSLYRSPSHRHVDDVRLPAFNEGKAVIKDLIQAPGRTCPLAVLDIDGKTDYQLAVEGTKVGQTIMIGGTQVAAGNILMLANIPEGTLVHNVEARPGDGGKFVKTAGSSGTVVSRGDKVNVLMPSGAIKEFSPNCRAAIGVVAGGGRGDKPLAKAGKNVLTLRSRSKAPFKTKGVAMNPVDHPHGGGSHAHVGGPNCQKRTASPGQKVGFLPPKKKVRK
- a CDS encoding 30S ribosomal protein S19, translated to MAKKIIAGSAKASRRKSRKKASAIQARRKKEFLYRGFTMEELLAMPFEEVLGLMPSRSRRTYLRGLNYEQQLLFDKLKDATEPVRTHRRDLPIIPQFVGKTVSVYNGQNFKDVEIKPEMIGCFIGEFVQTRKPPVHSGPGVGATRSSKFMPLK
- a CDS encoding 50S ribosomal protein L22, with amino-acid sequence MVNSGYTAVADPDTTAKALGREMPVSPKFAREVAGMVRGMKLETAQRALEEVIEKKRPVPLKRYNKRVSHKAGVGPGRYPVKAAKAILSVIDSAAANAEFKGLDTSNLAIATISVSRGQVIPGHMPRAHGRATEWNQDTINVEVILQEVE
- a CDS encoding 30S ribosomal protein S3, which produces MAAERKIVAEHVRRVLLKEYLMKEVSRAGFGGLDVQRTPMGTRVILTTERPGLVIGRRGQTIKNLTQVIEEQFGFDNPQIEVQEVQNASLNAQIMAEKLAFSLERGWHFRRAGHSTVRRIMDSGARGCYIIVAGKLSGQRHRTEKFKEGNIKFCGETKAQFIEHGYAVAKLKMGVIGVTVEIMVKDAKMPADITVLNKTEAAAVLPDLFNAPAPVEAPAEAEAPVAEEVE